From the genome of Rhizobium sp. NXC24, one region includes:
- a CDS encoding M12 family metallopeptidase — translation MFNKATFAIAILFMGLESAVSHDLANLGPPPPPDSLLNSLLPKLATATLSAQNRTAVQSIVEHADVWTKPVPTVCFGPSKTATERSDLVRHIIAVASEWTTNNSGVVLDFGHPSFRLCSASASADIRIDVSDGGSHAKFFSQVGRASHANIPDDGYFSMELQFPTQAAPDWYEYYSSEKVFRFYVLHEFGHALGLQHEHQRKHCDYDFDYIAKHFNFKSAKDAEEQMKQIFFVSDDSYTNNSIDSSTPYDPLSIMKYNMSDKESPDHDDPKVYKDGSNSPCYKSFWISDISQLDFEGVRKVYGRSREINAAIMSSLGKSNSNEALSAPAIKALGLLPFSISAPEPESDYSIKLKNAVDAVRADPKAFSVLNSALESVAK, via the coding sequence ATGTTTAACAAAGCGACTTTTGCGATTGCGATTCTCTTTATGGGGCTTGAGTCGGCAGTCTCGCATGATCTTGCAAATTTGGGTCCCCCTCCGCCGCCGGATAGCCTCCTCAATAGCTTGCTTCCTAAACTGGCGACCGCCACCTTATCAGCTCAGAACCGGACGGCCGTACAGTCGATAGTCGAACATGCCGACGTTTGGACAAAACCCGTTCCTACTGTTTGTTTTGGTCCGTCAAAAACGGCAACTGAGCGATCCGACTTGGTTCGCCACATCATAGCCGTTGCAAGTGAATGGACCACAAACAATAGCGGCGTCGTGCTCGATTTTGGGCACCCTTCTTTTCGACTTTGCAGCGCCTCGGCATCTGCAGACATCAGAATCGACGTAAGTGATGGAGGCAGCCACGCAAAGTTTTTCTCCCAGGTCGGAAGGGCATCGCACGCAAACATCCCCGATGACGGTTACTTTTCCATGGAGCTTCAGTTTCCGACACAGGCCGCACCCGATTGGTACGAATACTATTCCAGTGAAAAAGTCTTTCGATTCTACGTCTTACATGAATTCGGCCATGCCCTGGGACTACAGCATGAGCACCAGCGGAAACACTGCGATTACGACTTCGACTACATCGCCAAGCACTTCAACTTTAAGAGCGCAAAAGACGCCGAGGAACAGATGAAGCAAATTTTCTTTGTTTCCGATGATTCCTATACCAACAACAGCATTGACAGCAGCACGCCTTACGATCCTTTGTCGATCATGAAGTATAATATGTCCGACAAGGAATCTCCCGATCACGACGACCCAAAGGTTTATAAAGACGGGTCCAACAGTCCTTGCTACAAATCGTTTTGGATAAGCGACATTTCACAACTTGATTTTGAGGGCGTTCGAAAAGTGTACGGTCGCTCACGCGAAATCAACGCGGCAATCATGTCGAGCTTAGGCAAGTCGAACTCCAATGAGGCATTATCTGCGCCCGCAATCAAAGCACTAGGCCTTTTGCCTTTCAGTATTAGTGCACCGGAACCTGAGTCCGACTATTCGATAAAATTGAAGAACGCTGTCGATGCAGTGCGCGCCGATCCGAAAGCGTTCTCCGTTCTCAATTCGGCATTGGAGAGTGTTGCAAAATAG
- the tnpB gene encoding IS66 family insertion sequence element accessory protein TnpB (TnpB, as the term is used for proteins encoded by IS66 family insertion elements, is considered an accessory protein, since TnpC, encoded by a neighboring gene, is a DDE family transposase.), translating into MIGPGTGVRVYIACGVTDMRKGIEGLAALAQDVLRQKPTGGAVFAFRGKRGDRLKLLYFDGQGFCLYYKILQKGRFPWPLAADGAARLTSAQLAMLWEGIDWRRPDWGVPPARVG; encoded by the coding sequence GGACAGGTGTTCGGGTTTATATCGCCTGCGGTGTCACGGACATGCGCAAGGGGATAGAGGGGCTGGCTGCTCTTGCCCAGGATGTGCTGCGCCAGAAGCCGACGGGAGGTGCGGTCTTCGCGTTTCGGGGCAAGCGGGGCGACCGTTTGAAGCTATTGTATTTTGACGGCCAGGGGTTCTGCCTTTATTACAAAATCTTGCAGAAAGGGCGGTTTCCATGGCCCTTGGCAGCAGATGGAGCAGCCCGGTTGACGTCTGCTCAACTGGCAATGCTGTGGGAAGGGATTGATTGGCGACGGCCCGACTGGGGCGTTCCTCCGGCCCGTGTCGGTTGA
- a CDS encoding DUF6429 family protein has translation MEIDEDKIDDTVLALLWLTLHNERCAWKGFEWATTDRLYQKGLIGDPVNKSKSLVLTDEGLRRSEELFRKLFTRQPGFPSP, from the coding sequence ATGGAGATCGACGAGGACAAAATTGACGACACGGTGCTGGCGTTGCTATGGCTGACGCTTCACAACGAGCGTTGCGCCTGGAAGGGGTTTGAGTGGGCGACGACTGATCGCTTGTATCAGAAAGGCCTGATCGGCGATCCGGTGAACAAGTCGAAGTCACTGGTGCTGACGGACGAGGGTCTGCGCCGGTCGGAAGAGCTGTTTCGGAAACTGTTTACGCGGCAGCCGGGATTTCCATCGCCTTGA
- a CDS encoding IS66 family transposase translates to MSNASQNLPDDPAFLKAMIASLEAKNAKMSATLQAHDQLIQSLRLRIARLKKHGFGKSSEKIEREIQQLELALEDLMIAASEGSSEPLAEDEETEPAAPEESMPEKTMRRRPRVSDKAARERRELDPGTCCPACGGELRLVGEDVSKILDMIAAQMKVIEIARLKKSCRCCEKMVQLPAPSRPISGSMAGAGLLAYILVSKFDDHLPLYRLNEIFARMGVDIPDSTLVDWCGRAMQVLLPLIELIEAAIMSSDLLHADDTPIRVLDRSLRDKGLGKGVKKGRLWTYVRDQRPWAGIAPPGAVYYFAPDWKEEHVHRHLKEASGILQADGYKGYAKLYEAGTDGKRRFREASCWAHWRRDFHDIWTSNKSEIAREALDRIGALYDIERGIAGKSADIRLAARQKHSKAKVEAFRVWAEAQLTRIPGKSDLAGAFRYGLSRWSSFCLFLEDGRVAIDNNAAERALRPIGVGRRNWLFAGADTGAETLARAMTIIETAKMNGLDPQAYLADVLDRIQDHKINRLAELLPWNWKPTAAIICAEAA, encoded by the coding sequence ATGTCAAACGCGAGCCAAAATCTTCCCGATGATCCGGCCTTCCTGAAGGCGATGATCGCCTCGCTTGAGGCGAAGAACGCGAAGATGTCTGCGACCTTGCAGGCGCATGATCAGTTGATCCAGTCCCTGCGGCTGCGCATCGCCAGGCTGAAGAAACATGGCTTCGGCAAGTCGTCGGAAAAGATCGAACGGGAAATCCAGCAGTTGGAACTGGCGCTCGAGGACCTGATGATTGCCGCTTCGGAAGGCAGCAGCGAGCCACTCGCCGAGGACGAAGAAACGGAGCCTGCCGCGCCTGAGGAAAGCATGCCTGAAAAGACCATGCGCCGCCGTCCGCGCGTGTCGGACAAGGCCGCTCGCGAGCGCAGGGAACTTGATCCCGGAACGTGCTGCCCCGCTTGTGGTGGCGAACTGCGGCTTGTCGGCGAAGACGTCAGCAAAATCCTCGACATGATCGCCGCACAGATGAAGGTCATCGAGATCGCCCGGCTGAAGAAGTCCTGCCGCTGCTGCGAGAAGATGGTGCAGTTGCCCGCGCCCAGCCGTCCGATATCGGGCAGCATGGCGGGCGCTGGTCTTCTGGCCTATATCCTGGTCTCGAAGTTCGACGACCACTTGCCGCTCTATCGCCTGAACGAAATCTTCGCCCGCATGGGCGTTGATATCCCCGACAGCACGTTGGTCGATTGGTGTGGCCGCGCCATGCAGGTGCTCCTGCCGCTGATCGAGTTGATCGAAGCCGCGATCATGAGCAGCGACCTTCTCCACGCCGACGACACGCCGATCCGGGTTCTGGATCGTTCTCTACGCGACAAGGGGCTGGGGAAAGGGGTGAAGAAGGGCAGGCTCTGGACCTATGTCCGGGACCAGCGCCCATGGGCGGGCATAGCTCCGCCCGGTGCGGTCTATTATTTTGCTCCCGACTGGAAGGAAGAGCACGTTCACCGTCACCTCAAGGAGGCGAGCGGCATCCTTCAGGCCGATGGCTACAAAGGCTATGCGAAGTTATATGAGGCCGGAACGGACGGGAAACGCCGCTTCCGGGAGGCTTCATGTTGGGCGCATTGGCGGCGCGACTTCCACGATATCTGGACCTCGAACAAATCCGAGATTGCCCGCGAGGCTCTCGACCGTATCGGCGCGCTTTACGACATCGAGCGCGGCATTGCAGGCAAGTCTGCCGATATCCGTCTTGCCGCGCGCCAGAAGCACAGCAAGGCAAAGGTCGAAGCATTCCGCGTCTGGGCCGAAGCGCAACTGACCCGTATCCCCGGCAAGAGCGATCTGGCGGGCGCTTTCCGGTACGGCTTGAGCAGGTGGTCTTCATTCTGCCTGTTCCTGGAAGATGGCCGTGTCGCAATCGATAACAACGCCGCCGAGCGGGCGTTGCGTCCTATCGGCGTTGGAAGACGAAACTGGCTCTTCGCGGGTGCCGACACTGGAGCAGAAACCCTGGCGCGGGCCATGACGATTATCGAAACCGCCAAGATGAATGGCCTTGATCCGCAGGCCTATCTGGCTGATGTGCTCGACCGCATTCAGGATCACAAGATAAATCGCCTCGCGGAGCTGCTTCCATGGAACTGGAAGCCGACAGCGGCAATCATCTGCGCCGAGGCCGCTTGA
- a CDS encoding ATP-binding protein: MSLQGVPFSKVSEADIQRLLEFSVGESVYLDYKRQSYEKSERKEFLKDISAMANTLGGDLLIGIAEKDGVPTSISPLFGDCDEEMRRLEQIAITGLDPRIRNLQIKPIPLTAGGNLIMVRVPRSYLAPHRVILENSARFYARAGTTTYEPNVDQLRQMFTSTTIVAEKIKAFHADRLVRITAGETPIAMNNAGKLVIHVVPVPAFTEGSMMDLIAKLSFGTEIPIPPDEVGTPKREAVNLEGYLNYVIPQAHDGSRMAYAQFFRNGVIEGAADLRTGDGQSSRFVGVPFVQLVVNRVKQYLNIVDHYDMGLPAYVFLSLCNVSNTVYRYAPSGGGFQETEPLGREIVALPEM; encoded by the coding sequence ATGTCTCTACAGGGCGTTCCCTTCAGCAAGGTCTCAGAAGCGGATATCCAGCGACTGCTCGAGTTTAGTGTCGGAGAATCCGTTTATCTGGACTATAAACGACAGTCTTACGAGAAGTCTGAACGCAAAGAATTCCTGAAAGACATCTCCGCGATGGCAAATACATTGGGCGGAGATTTACTGATCGGGATCGCCGAAAAGGACGGGGTTCCTACTTCAATTAGCCCACTTTTCGGCGACTGTGATGAAGAGATGCGTCGACTTGAGCAGATCGCTATCACGGGACTAGATCCTCGCATCCGGAACTTGCAGATTAAGCCGATTCCTCTGACGGCCGGTGGCAATCTCATCATGGTCCGAGTCCCCCGAAGCTATCTAGCTCCCCACAGAGTAATTCTCGAAAACAGTGCCCGCTTCTATGCACGTGCGGGTACCACAACCTACGAGCCGAACGTTGACCAGCTGCGTCAGATGTTCACTTCGACGACGATTGTTGCAGAGAAAATCAAAGCGTTCCACGCAGATCGCTTGGTCAGGATCACAGCTGGTGAGACGCCCATCGCTATGAATAATGCGGGCAAACTGGTGATCCACGTCGTCCCTGTTCCTGCGTTCACTGAGGGATCAATGATGGACCTCATTGCAAAACTTAGCTTTGGGACTGAAATTCCAATTCCTCCGGATGAGGTCGGAACACCAAAGAGAGAAGCCGTAAATCTGGAAGGATATTTGAATTATGTCATTCCCCAGGCGCACGACGGCTCTCGGATGGCATATGCTCAGTTCTTTCGAAACGGTGTGATCGAGGGGGCCGCTGATCTGCGAACGGGCGACGGCCAATCATCACGTTTTGTCGGCGTCCCATTCGTCCAGTTGGTCGTCAATCGCGTAAAGCAGTATCTGAACATAGTCGATCACTATGACATGGGACTACCGGCGTATGTCTTTTTGTCGTTGTGCAACGTGTCGAACACCGTCTATCGCTACGCGCCATCAGGAGGCGGATTCCAGGAAACGGAACCACTAGGGCGAGAAATAGTCGCCTTGCCGGAAATGTAA